The following DNA comes from Bombus pascuorum chromosome 3, iyBomPasc1.1, whole genome shotgun sequence.
CGTCcataatttataaacagaTGTATtgaagtaaaattataaaatacataaaaattattaaacattataaaatataatatgaaatactgATAACCATAGTGTTATTACAATTAGAAGAAATTAGGTTACTAATGCATTTAAAAAACTAGTTATACCGTTTTcttaaaacaaacaatatgcgtacatatttaaatagcCGGCTACTACAGTTAGCATGTTACGCAGAAGCACATGCCACGTTTGTTGATGGGTAGATAAAGTTGAACACGCAAGCGCAAAACGGAATTTACAACATGGCGGAACGTAGGAAAAGCAAGAAGCGCAAGGATGTAAGCATCACATATGGCtgcaattattacaatattatttaagagtatatataaattgtgGTGTTTATTTGGTGACTGAAAGTATAGTATTTCGTTTgatgttaaattcattttattttatcagcTCAAACCACGTGGCAATATGGATAAGTGTTGTAACATAATCCAACGGATGACGTAGCAAACAAATCATTTTCATTCTATTCAAAATTCGTGAattaactttaattatatGATTCAATTATTCCTTAATAAACTACTTTATTTCGTTCTTCGTGGAAacttattatttacattatggGGTTTCTTTACATAGATGTTTGAAAATCGTTTTAATTGTATTCCGGTATATGCGAATTACCATCTGTACCGTCTAAACTTTGACTGTTCTGTTTTTTGTACGGCATAAAGAATTACAATTGAATTTAATGTTttgcataaaaaaataaaacatttttaatttataatgaaatctATTTCTAgttctataatttatatgtatttaaagaaatatttacaaagtaccatggaaatgtaaaaaattaagcTTTAATCTTTTGTAGCAAGAAATATCAAGCATAGATGATGAAATTGCCCCTGCAAAACCATCTAAGGAAGAATATGCAGTGGCTAAATGGATCCGTAACAATGTACCAtcgaaaaaaacaaaatttgatagAAATCACAATGTCGAATATTTTACTGGCACTCGTGCAGTTGATGCTTTATTGGAAAAGTCACCATGGAGTAAAACTAAATTTGAAACACGTGAACAGGTTACAAGATTTCTAGATTTGATGTTAAGACATAAATTCTTTCATCGAGCAAAAAAGGTAGTAATCTCTGAAggagaattatataaaatacgtggaataaagaaaaaggtaaaagaaaacaaaaaagaaaaaaaatctactgaaaaagagaaggaagaggctaaagaaaataaagatgcAACAGGTGAAAAAGATAATGAAAGTAAAActgaagaaaagaagaaaaagccaaaggtaaattttaaacgaaagtaatagtttatttatttagtgaTATGTTCACTTTTTTTATAGACACGTTGTTATTAATTACCCTTTCGGTGCTATGAATTCATATATAATCAatctatatgtatgtacttataTAAAACTGCAGTATGCATCATGAATTTGTgtatatatcttattttaaagTCATATTTGCTATTACTTACATAGGTTTCCATATAATATcttatttcaatgttattacttgctttattttatgttattttatttcattgagTATTTTATAGCAtagtatcaaaataatttcaaatgcaCTCTTCAAAAGGTAAATACTTGATTCAACCAAAATACTATCAGATTAAATGTTTAATGAACAGTGCATATACATTATCAAGAATCCTAGTGCTGAAAggaataaatgttaaaagatacagaaaagtaattaatttaaaaagttattaattaatgtagGTACGTTTGGAAATGCATATGGAACAATATTTTGTTGACTGCAACGATGCATATGTTTGGATATATGAAACAGTTCCTATATACTACTGGTTCTTTGGAGGCCTTGTAGTTTTAGGTGCAGTTGGTGTTTGTCTCTTTCCACTGTGGCCATTATCAATCCGTCATggtgtatattatataagtgTTGCAGCTGCTGGATTCCTTGTATTCATTTTGGCATTAGCATTTATTAGATTAATTGTATTTTGCCTTTTATGGGTTCCAACACTTGGCAAATGCCATCTTTGGCTTTTGCCTAATTTAACTGCAGATGTCGGATTCTTTGCTTCATTCTGGCCACTTTATCAAGTATGTATcagcttttaattttttattatctaacAAATGCAATGAATgcatgtataaatatatttccagTATGAATATTATGACTCCACATCTGAAAGGGACAAAAAAGTtagtagaaaaaagaaaaagaaagaaaaagactcTGATACTGAAGAGGCACCATCAACacaattgtaatataaaattttattataatataaaaatatcggaCTTACAAGGCTTTTGTTATTATGAATATGTTGTACTTATTTTAAACTTCCTTTACAGAGAGAAAAAGTCTAGTATTAAAGAATTATCTAAAGAACATACtcaaattgaagaaattttatctaGCGAAGAAAACAAGCTTCCTCCATCTGAATTAGGAGGAGAAGAGGGTAGTGAAGGCTCCGAAAGTGAAAAATCTAACACAGGTCGAGATTTTGTGATGATCTAAAATAGGAATTGGCAATAAGtagtttttatttatctttaataattatcaCAATAATCAATAATTGAATCTTGTCAATTTTGACTAAATCGCATACAGGTTCATACATAAGgatttatgtataattattaacttttGAGGATATGTAcgatttattttgaaaaaaattctaattttgaaTATCATTCAAGGTAAAAATGAAGATACAGTACatatattaatagaaatacgGTATACAAATTTAGCAAACTCAATCCATTTATTgcttataataatacgtatctTTGCATTGCATTTAGAATATTACAGCCAATTGAACAAGGAAATCGCAtctgtattttatacaaaagatcttttgtaaaaatatcaatcttgaaatttcagttaaatatgtatttttatttcaatcattattaataatcatttattgAAGTGTGTAAATTTTACTTACAAGAGTTtttactaaaacgtacaattaCGTTGATGTGGGTGTCCAAGGCTTTCCTGAATCGATTAGAAAtcgtttttgatattttatatcgcaAAACGATAAtagtgaattttaaatttcagtaATACGATTTTCTCAGGTTTCAAAACTGTACAGTGCTTGATAAATAGAATCTCCAAGAACAAgactataaatttattttaatcaattgTTCACTCTGCTAGCGAGTTTGTTTTTGGCAGAGCCAGGACCTGATCTTTTACAGATTTCATACAacaaattgtaatttgtatttttatgtaaaaattccaatgataataattattactattattaatgtaacgattattatattattattacaaaataatcatctTGATCATTGTAGATGCGCAAATCGTGACTCTAgctatattgaaataaatggtGAAAAGAtctgaaatttatatactgttatcaaaaaaaagacatgggatgtatatataaacatgTTACATCTACAACTCACACTTCTTTGGTTTCATGATTGTGTCATACACATTCAATATTGCTAGTTATCAACGTTTAGATAATTTGTATTAAGATTCTAATACTCTTATGCTTATATAAGGATTTGTTCTAAGTGCATCGATTTGCACTTAACGCAGCAAAACTAAGTTTTAGTCATCTTTTACAaccagttttattattaagataaaatatatttaagttaCTTTTATATTCTCACATACATATTTTGTGATCACAGATGTGGTTTCATTACTTCTCCTCGATTCAGTAAATTGCAACCTTTGCATTCTATTAGTTAAAGTCATAAAGATTCGATACttgcttttataatttataaagaaatatttttcgaaaacattcgtcaaattattttttaacaaatttaaattaatttttacctATATCTAcatgtattaataattaatattatgtcctttaaatattatttaggaaatttgcttttatttatcgttgaaCGGGCATTAACTTTATAAGAAAGCATTATATGGATGTATGATTTTATCTGAGATTTCTTGTGTAATGTTTCTGTAATACAGTTAGACATgataatttatgaaagataaaatcaTTTAATCAAAAGAAATCAAAACTAGATACGATGTTTCCAAAGTAATCTAAAGTAATCGCATTAGGTTATATTCACTGATCTAGTCGTAGAGGAAGCAATTCTTAAAAAACCAAATTGAAAATCAGTACATGGCAAAGAAGCTGGATGAACATACCGTTTCCATATTATCATGTTAATGAGCATTTAATATCACATTTTTTATCAAGCTCGTAAATTTACCGTTAAAGCTGTTTTAAGCGCCATATGTGCCTCGCCTTTCCCACGaactttatattaaaaaacctATGTCGACGGTGTTTCAATTGTCGCATACGCTTTTACATATCGTGAATTGCAAACATTTCTAgcattcaaaatttttatatttcgaccTCAGTCGGGTCATGTATGGATTATAGATCCGTTTACCGATCTAACGTTTCattcaaagaaattcaattaattcgtGCAAATGAACCGCTTGGTTAAAGGCAAACTTTTCGCTTGGAAGGAATACACGAGGCATGTGCATGTGTATTTTTGTGCAGTCAGAGTGGCGGATTCGTAGGCTGGTCGGTCGCGAGGCGAAGGGCCGCGTCACGAAGGCAAAGTTAACGGCCCATAATTCATAGCcgacatataataaatatcgttacTCCATCGTAAGCGCACGTAGACACGCGCATTGCGGTCTTATGTGCACGTACCCTTCgtgtaatatgtatgtaaagaTGTAAATGTTGGCGACTCCATATAGGCTTTCCCTGAGATTACGTGGTGAGCTTTCGTCCTTGGCAGAGGTAATAAAAGTCTCCTTTAACAATGCACTCACGcgcagaataaaataatagtcgCCCTTTTTAAAAGCCTTTTTACCCTTTTATCGTGTACTGTGAATATACAGacgttttttaaaattcgtgGTCAAGAGAAATTCTTTATTGGGCCGTAGCTTCTTTGAACGTATTGCTTTTATATTCGTTAACTCATTTATCTTTGAAACGTTTTTGCTATCTTCCAGTGTATGTCATTCgcattaattttatgtaactggttttgtaataaataattgtgtaattgttgttatttttaatagaatatttacatttatttcgagTTTTCTTAACTGTATAAATAGTATACGTTTAAAAGTATTcgcataatatatttttgtatcttttttaggttatttgttcttctttatgaattcgtttctttcgccaCATTGATTTATtgctttaaaattatgtttacaaaaattaatttatatacaaattataaacttatatttacaaatattttatttccgaaTCTATTACATCACAGTATGACTACACCGACTGTATATGTAAATGACTAACGGTAGgcagaaacaaaaaaaattttatacactCGCATTTTTAGTCTTCCATGCCATTGGGTCATTGAACTTACGAAACAACGTTGTATCCTTGAGTTACAAGTTtatgtttttcgttttcttcgacATCGTGTATAGGAGAgagtatgtataaataaatgtgtACGTACATACCAACTTTGAGTTTCTTTATGagatttacaaaattgtcactttaattgttaattagattttctaataataataactaaaataaatataattttttgtacttTGCAGATGCGTAAATGTCACGACAATCTCATATATTTCACATTAACTTCAACGATCCTCCGAAGGAATAAGTTCCAAAGATACTGCAAATATGCTTGTAAACTCTATTCGTGTGTGTGAGCGTGTGTATCAAAacgagataaaaaatattatacgcgCAGAGGAACCCAAAATAAggtgaataaaaaatatcttgcaTGGCCGACCACCGCGGTTTGCGGTTACAGTGTGCaacgaaaaaagaattcttcatttcgtctctttcttcttcctttcttcatTCGACTTGTTCCTGTCCTCTTGGTTCGCCATCCTTCTCTTCGTTCTTCGTTCGTGAGACTTTCAACGTGTGTAGACAGCCGGatttatattcaaatgaaTCGCCGTGGAAGGGTCGACTTATCAACGTATCAAACCCGACGAGGCGAAGAATAGACAAGGGGGTGAGTTGCGAAAGAATGTTTGCTTCTTGATCGATCACTGGTATCGCTTGAGggaattgttattaattatccTAAGAACTTGTTCCTTGATAATTAATTCTGGAATACGAAGAACGCCCATTTCGTATTGTAGTCGAATCTGtcatttatcatattattatccaactaaatatttatgtatcatCGACGACTGGCGTTCAGTGTTGaacattaaaacaaattttatattttatatcgtaatataaaatgttttcgatatttcaaaagaCCAATGTATATAGTTTTTAACTCTTTGCGcttgtacgaaatatttttttagtatacTCGCGCGATACGTTGTAATTAATACGCACAGATTTATATACGTAAAAGATAACCGTGGCAATTACGTAGACGGATAGCCAATAACGACGATTGCCCTTTCGAAATATTACGCGGCGAATAGTCATTATTTTGTGAATAAGCTCGAAAAGTTTTTCGAGGGCGCAATTATCGGCAGAACGATTTCCTTCGTTCGCGCCGCTACATGACTTTATTTAGCTTTAGTTTGTTGAAACCGGTTGCAAGCgacttctctcttctcttacTGCAATACCGAGAGTTCGGTGCTCCGCATCATTTAGGGTTCCTCGGGTGGAGGAAGGAATTTCGCGTTCACCACGCTCGACAGCTTCTTTCGCATAAAGGTAATCCTTCGTGCAGCAACTTTCGAATGATTTAGTAATACGTGCTTTGATTTATCGAGTATTTATGAATTCGTAACACCAATCATTTTTCGTTGGGTTGCGTTTATAAGTTACACGatttcgaaaaaaatattaatagaaacgAAACGTTATAATTCATAGGAATAATTGGGTTGCAACTGCGATATCAATCGGATTAATTAGCGAACAGAATGATCAAATATACTGTAcgattataaatacaattaaattgtGACGAAGTGATTTACTAAGTTAGTTACGATATAATAGATTACAGACGATAATCGTAACAATTTAGTTGCGATAGTCGATTTATCTTGCGATCGAGGAACTTTTAAAAGCTTCGATCCCTTCGGGGAATGACGTTCAAGTGCAAAGAAATTCGGTCAGGGCCGTCATACGACTCGATCTTCCGCTTTTTGCAGTTAAAGAGTCGCGTCTTAATTATCCTTTTTTCTTATCCGTCGGAGCTTGTAAATTACATTCCATGGTTGGCCGACGTACCAGGAGGAAAGCGGATCACCGTGCTTCGCATTAGATCGAGCGTGGGTAGCTTGCGTCATTAAGCATAGTAACTTACGGTACAAGAATGACTTTGGCTTTGGCGGAGAAAGTGACCGGGTGTGGCCATTGCGAGACATTGTACATCGTACGCATTTGTATACACTAGCCTCGAAGAAAGATTTTCGTTGTTCGTTGTCTTTGACAGCGTCTATTGTTCTATCGATTTTTCCCTTGTCTCAATGGTTAAGACGTTTCTCTTAGTAAAGCTGTTCTGAAACTGCAACCCATAAGGATGTAAATCTCATTTCTAACAGTCGGGTCTGCCAGTACGGCAGTTATTATCGAGAAAGGAATTTAGTTGAAGAAATCGGcgaattctttttgttttaatgaATTCTTACTTAGCGAGAAATTGAACGTAATTCACGTGGAGATATTATCTACGCTCTATGATTTTTGTAcattatgaaacaaatataatttttttcatatatgattttattttcaagaaacatcGTTGCCGATGTACTTTGTATAGctttaatacgtataatttcatCAGAATGATACAGATTGTATCGTACCTGGGGATATATCGTAAATGCAACATGTCTTCGTCGACTGATGTTTGCTTCGAATAACGAGAAGGACGTAAAGCATGTTCAAACCTCGAATAAACGTAGAAAAACTGGCCTCCAAGTCTTGCGAGGTACGCTGCAAAGCTTTGTGTCAAATTtggtaagtttaatatttatgtttccgGTTGAAGCCGGTTTGTCGGTAGCATTATTGCGGAACATATAAAAAAGGTGCGGGCATATGTATCGAAAATCTTTAAtcgtattaaaaaagaattaattcgCATAAAACAATGTTGAAATCATTAAACTATGTTAGACATGTCCTCCGCATATtgcataaaattatagaagagGAACGAGTAcgagttatattttttttatttttagttataGCTTCCCACGGATTAATGGATACTTTGGATAAGTGCATCCATAATTGTAGTACTAAAAGTTGACTTCTACTTTTAAACATATAGGCGATGACTTGGATCGCTAAAGTAAACTGCATCGAGTTAAACGCCATTAAAATGTGGTGTCCGTCGAGTATACGTTAGTAGCGGAAATGATGGAAATTCTAGGCACTGATGCATtcgaatttcaagatttttatcTGGCGAGCTCTGTGTTTGGAATCATTGTTTTCAGGAAACGTAAGAAACGTAAGACGTGTTCGAACTTACTATCAACCAAGTTGAGCCACCCGAACCAAACGTGCAAACGGTTTGGCCGGTTTTCGAGGTAGAGTTCATCGAACCTTGGTTGCAAGGGATTGATCGTGTATGGCTACCGAAGGTATGTGCACAAACAATCATTGATCTGTGACGCCCGACCGCCTACATATTACTTACATATTATCTAGTTCGAGCTCAAATAGGACGCGCCGCTTAGATTCAGAAACAAAACCTCTGTTATCACTTTCATCAGctacgaataattttataagcaaTTTCTAGGCCaaggtaaataattttcactacTAGCGTCGAGTAAGAGTTTTATCCGATCGTATATAACTACTTGCTCTTCTTTTAACGAAGATCTTTCCTTTCAAACTGTCGTTATATATCATTggctattttattatatacttattacattatatttattatataccaAGACGACtggattgaaaataaaattattacaattctttttacagtgaatttcgtaataaaaaagaagaccGTGGATCTGTCCGTGAGAATATTTGCCATTTTTCGTAGTTTAAGAATGCACAGAAACTCGTTAAACATTTATCCACCAAGCCGTACACTCGcctctttcctcttctttgcAACTGAGAAGAACCGTCCCGGGACCATTGTTAAATCTTTTTCGAGGTTATTACACGTACGATATGTAAATGTGTCGCTGGGTCCGGTCCTCGACGTCGGAGGACcagcttctttctttttctttctttcattccgATCcttctctctatttctcttttattccaCACGGCTTCTTCTCTCATCTTGTCAGGGGCGGATCAGATCGAATCTGTCTCGATAAAATAGACCTGTTCACGATAATAAAGCCAGCCAATTAGAATTCATGAGAGGCAAGTCAATTCATTCGTCGAGATGATCTTCCgaatttcttgtttcttaCTGCAactattctatatatatgcaataatGTTTCTTTATTAGACCTCTAAATATCGTATACCTATTTATACTGTATTCGCtataattatactatatttcaTTACACGTATAATTTACATGAAATAGCACGCACATCATACgaagtaaaattttctttcataaaaatgaattgttAAAAACATTACCGAAGTTTctattttgtacatatatatatatatgtatatgtataattatatcgaattaTAAACCTTTATTCATCAGTCCAACAATTCGATGAACTCATATTTTTTATGCCAAAAATAGCATCTATGTaatgaagatttaaaaatatagaggATGAACAAGTATCCAACTACGATTCTTACCTAAAATGTTTCATCAAGTAATTGTAAGTAAGAAGTATCGCTCGTTCATAATTCGGTACTCAATTTTGGCGTAACAGTTTGTATCATTTTTagcaaaatattgatattctattatttaaactattcgatagaaaaagaaaactctATTGGAAAGGTTTGCGTGGATCCGCTCCTGCCGTATGCCACTACTACCTCAGCATCGTCATCACCATCTCCCTGGCTCCTCCGTAACGGATAGGCTTCACCTCCAGAACGGAACTCCAGTCTGCTTCCAGTTTCTCCCTCGAGAATGCTTGTTGACTTAGTCGGAGTTTGGCTCCCACAACGCGCGCTTCGTGGCCACTCCACTGACTTGTCCCATCAGAGAACTGGTCCATGCTCTGACAGAAAATATCATTTAGTATCGAAGATCTTGGAACAACTTGCATAGTGTTCGTTGACCTTCGTTGCATCGAATTATTCGATACGAAAAACATTCCCTAAGGATACAAAAAGACTTTCGAATCTACTTCGTAATTGtgttttgttataattttgatagtgtttataattaaagtaaaaaagaaagaaaagataacaTTATCGTTCAAAGAAGTTGATACGAGGAAGAAATGTGTGGCAAGCAGTATCGTCGAGATATCGAAGACAGACAATGATCGACACTTGAAAGGTTCATTTATTATCACGATTAAATACAAAGTCATAGttaatattcgtataattCAATGTTAAATCGATTACAGTAATGTGCACCGTGATACCTGTTTTTACAGGTTTTACTCTGGTTTTACTCAGTCTATGCTTCACTCTACTTACCGCTGACCCTgttcataataattaatggTGTTAGACTCCGTGAATGCCTGCGGACTGGTCATGCCTGGCTCTCGTACAGAATAGGCTGCGGTTTTATTTGCTTCTATTAGCACTggttattttcaaaattgtttgTAAAGAATTTTTCTGCGGTAAACGTTTGCTTTAAAAATAGTTATAGCCTATTGTTATAGTAATTGGGGAAATGATGAATTCTTTCTCCACGTGTATTTAGTTATAATACAAGTATCAGTTTTTGAATATCGTTATCGCGATTGTTATGTTATACTTGTAGCGAGATGATCCAAGAGCTCGTGGTGGTAAAAACgagataaattagaaatatctcATTTACGTCACAATgtaaatctttaatttatataacttcCCAGAaggaaatgtaaaaatctGTACTAGCAGTATAATTTGCGAAGTATGACGGAAGAACGAGTATACAACGTACGgtctatattttcttcaagAGAAAAGCAATTTTCCATTTGTTGGTTTGATTATTAGCGACGCGCGTTAGTGCGATTTCCAAGCAGTTCCTGATTAAAACCGGTGCTCACTTTTACCCAGGCACTAAATCTAATCAAATGAACCGACAAGGCTTAATTACCGAGGCGAATCGTAATTACAGGTGTGCCATTCTTCGGAGGAAAGGGAGGCGGGCGCATAAGGATGCGCTTACGCAGGAAACGGTGCATGTCCCGGTGACGCTACAGAAACTTGGAGCCATACAGAGCCATACAGAGATAACCACGGAAGTACGGATGACGCGATGAGACTGAGCCCGATTATCTTGTCGTGGGCCACAGCGAGTTGGCTTGGTCCAACCGGAACTACGGCGATACGAGCTCAAGCCTCGAAGGACTACGAGTTGTCGACTGAATTCTTCCTGGTACCTAGCGACGTAGCGATGGACAAGAACGGTCTGGCCAGTGTAGCGAGTGTCATCAGCGTTCCAGCACCGAACAGGACGGTTTCGGTGTTCAAAATGCCTCCTGGAAAGAAGAACCAGGAGATCGAGGTCGATACTCGGCCGTACTCGAGGTCCTTGCTCAGACAACGACCCTGGGCTCTTCCTCTGGCGGCCCTCAGCGCAGCCACGATGCTCCTCATGGCTGGCTTCGAGGTTTTCGTACTGCTCAAGGTCGGTTCGTTTACCTTTACAACCAACCTTTTTCAAACCGATCTCGGTCGATCGCAAATTCAACCGAAGATCAGAGAAACGATAGTTCGCTGGtgaaaatagagaaatgtacgatttatttatcgaaaaacagcgtttataaaaatttcgttaaatctATGCGCGGTCGATCCTAGCTTCTTTCTCGTCCATTGTAGATTACTTGTATATCGCGTAATCGCTTTACGCTTCTCAATggttttcatttaaaaaaataaaaaggtatTTGTAAagattataaatgtaaatcgcGAAgggtattattttaaaatgcaaGCGTCGTGGTGacatacaatttataattcgaCGGTTTCACTACCGGAAATAGAGCGCAAAGACGTTTTGTTTTACAAGCGCTAAAAAAAAAGCGGAAAGAGCTTGTTACCAATTGAACCGATCGCGTGCGATAGCGTGAAACGTATTTTCGCGGTCGTATAAGCatctataattgaaatttgagGAAGCACCGGATTAATAGAGCTTAGAAAGAAATCTTTATCTCTTTTCCTCTCGATAGTACGTGGAAATGTATACAAGAATTTATGGTAATTGTTTTCGTTCATACTTCGACAAGCTCCAATAACCAGCACGCTCGCAATTTCGCCGAGACCTAGGCCTAGTTTGCATGTCGACTGCCTATTTCTCCTAGTCGTGTCGTCTGCTCGTATCGATACACTCCATTGAACAGGAGCCACCAGGAAAGCCTTTGATAGCTTTGATGTCTATACTATCTTTAATAGCGTCATTATGCTGCCAAGGATTTTAACGTTGATCGTCATTCTCtcaaatttaaattgcaaGACAGGGGGGTATTCCCGATCAAATGTTCTCAGAACCAATTACTGCTCgtcctttctcttttatttaatattctcacaaacgagaaatgaaatattagcGTAAATCAAAgcaacaattaatttaattcattttatcaaACATATGCATGTAGTTGCATGCATCGCTAAGGGttctatgtttattttaacaGATACGTATGGCTGCTTTATTAGTTAGTCTAATTGGTGAAATTAACCcgcgtaattataatttatctatGTATGATTATATCGCGGCATGTAAAGATTCACTTTGCGAAAAGTCTGACATGCAACAATTCTTATCTTATCTTTCTAGCTTGTCGAACATTAATAGGACAAACGCGGATAAACAAGGAGATTTTACCTTAGAAACATACATCGAGGTACTTTCTGTTTGCCATATCGAGGTTTCCTTCgttaaggaagaaaaattagagCATGCTGATTT
Coding sequences within:
- the LOC132905196 gene encoding translocation protein SEC62 yields the protein MAERRKSKKRKDQEISSIDDEIAPAKPSKEEYAVAKWIRNNVPSKKTKFDRNHNVEYFTGTRAVDALLEKSPWSKTKFETREQVTRFLDLMLRHKFFHRAKKVVISEGELYKIRGIKKKVKENKKEKKSTEKEKEEAKENKDATGEKDNESKTEEKKKKPKVRLEMHMEQYFVDCNDAYVWIYETVPIYYWFFGGLVVLGAVGVCLFPLWPLSIRHGVYYISVAAAGFLVFILALAFIRLIVFCLLWVPTLGKCHLWLLPNLTADVGFFASFWPLYQYEYYDSTSERDKKVSRKKKKKEKDSDTEEAPSTQLEKKSSIKELSKEHTQIEEILSSEENKLPPSELGGEEGSEGSESEKSNTGRDFVMI